From one Lycium ferocissimum isolate CSIRO_LF1 chromosome 7, AGI_CSIRO_Lferr_CH_V1, whole genome shotgun sequence genomic stretch:
- the LOC132065186 gene encoding 24-methylenesterol C-methyltransferase 2-like, whose amino-acid sequence MDSLILICTALFAGAIYFFVFGFGSAEVKGKRGVNLSGGSIDKEKVQDNYKQYWSFFRTPKEIEKTDKVPAFVDTFYNLVTDIYEWGWGQSFHFSPSLPGKSHREATRVHEEMAVDLLGVKPGARILDAGCGVGGPMRAIAAHSKANVVGITINEYQVKRARMHNKKAGLDSLCEVVCGNFLQMPFADNSFDGAYSIEATCHAPKLEEVYKEIYRVIKPGSFYVSYEWVTTELYQHEDPEHVEIIHGIERGDALPGLRSYKDIAEVAKKVGFEVVKEKDLAKPPSNPWWTRLKMGRIAYWRNHILVTILAFLGIAPKGTVDVHEMLFVTADYLSQGGEKGIFSPMHMILCRKPEE is encoded by the coding sequence ATGGATTCTCTCATTCTCATTTGTACCGCCCTTTTCGCCGGCGCAATCTATTTTTTCGTTTTCGGATTTGGCTCCGCTGAGGTTAAGGGTAAACGCGGCGTCAACCTTTCTGGTGGTTCAATCGACAAAGAAAAAGTCCAAGACAACTATAAACAATACTGGTCATTTTTCCGCACCCCTAAAGAAATCGAAAAAACCGATAAAGTCCCTGCATTTGTCGATACTTTCTATAATCTTGTTACTGATATTTACGAATGGGGTTGGGGTCAATCTTTTCACTTTTCCCCTTCTCTCCCCGGTAAATCTCATCGTGAAGCCACGCGTGTTCATGAAGAGATGGCTGTCGATCTGTTAGGCGTAAAGCCCGGAGCCCGCATTCTTGATGCGGGTTGTGGTGTGGGCGGGCCGATGCGGGCTATCGCGGCCCATTCTAAAGCGAATGTTGTTGGGATTACTATTAATGAGTACCAAGTGAAACGAGCCCGGATGCATAATAAAAAAGCCGGGCTCGATTCACTCTGCGAGGTCGTTTGCGGGAATTTCCTGCAAATGCCCTTCGCAGACAATAGCTTCGATGGAGCTTATTCCATCGAAGCTACATGTCATGCTCCTAAACTTGAAGAAGTGTACAAGGAGATCTACCGGGTCATAAAACCCGGATCTTTTTACGTTTCTTATGAATGGGTTACAACCGAATTGTACCAACATGAAGACCCGGAACATGTGGAGATTATTCATGGAATTGAAAGGGGTGATGCTTTACCAGGGTTGAGAAGTTACAAGGACATTGCTGAAGTTGCTAAGAAAGTGGGTTTTGAAGTGGTGAAGGAAAAGGATTTGGCAAAGCCACCTTCAAATCCATGGTGGACAAGGCTGAAAATGGGAAGAATTGCTTACTGGAGGAACCATATTTTGGTTACAATTCTTGCTTTTCTTGGAATAGCACCAAAAGGTACAGTTGATGTTCACGAGATGTTGTTTGTGACTGCTGATTATTTATCTCAAGGTGGTGAAAAAGGGATTTTCTCTCCAATGCATATGATCCTCTGCAGAAAACCTGAAGAGTAA